In Osmerus mordax isolate fOsmMor3 chromosome 16, fOsmMor3.pri, whole genome shotgun sequence, the genomic stretch GACCTTCTGCTGAGCATGCCTATTGCGATAGGGAGAGACGCGCTGGTGGAGTGGGTTCTTGTCACTAGGCTGTGGGCTTGACGGAGGGGATTTCAGAATGGTTTCTTCCAAACTGTGATAGAAGTTTGTTTTTCTAAGGCAGCAAGGATTTTTTTTCCAAAAGCATGCTTCAAATATGTACTTCCACGCacccacacgcccacacacataaGGTAAGttatctttaatgtcataaatCCGTCAGGTTTCATTTCTCATCATTTATGTTTCTTACTTTGCTGAATATTGTGTGAAAGTGTATTCAGGTGTCTGGGCTGTGTGTACATTAGAATGTgctctgtgtgaatgctctATGAAATAAATGAATTTGGTCATGTATCAAGCCTGTTAACATGTCAGCTTGGTCTGTCTTGTCCATTCTTAAGTTTAAAACGGTCTGTTTTGATTCTGAAAATCTATAGGAAACATTTCAACAAAACCAAGAATAAAGGCCCAGTTGATTGAGAAATGGCACCTATAGTCTATAGATTTGTGAATCCGTATAAAGAATAAACTAATAACCAAAAGCACATTTTAGAGTCATTCAGATTGCTCAGTCAGAGAAATTCTAGGCATCTATTTATGCCACTTCTCagtcttcagtgttttgattgCTTGACATTTAAGACTTCAAATCAAATGAGCATAAGTGTGTCCTTCCAGTATACAAAATAACATCTATCCAACGCTAAATCTATTGAACACTTGTAGGGAAAGTTTGTCTCCCAGACAGGAGCACTTGTACTGAGTATTAAATGTATGTCAGAGAGCTGAGACTTGACCTTGGTGATGACGATGACTCGTCAGTCCCCTCCAAACCAATGCAGAGACATCTTGGCTAATTGAATGTGCTCCGCTCAGCTCTTCCCGTGCCAACTGTGACATGCTGCGCTGGGAGGAATCCCGAGGCGTGAGCGACTGAGTGACCGTGGAACACACGATTCACAGTGTAATAtgcgtgtgcaagtgtgtgggtGCAAAGTCCATGTGTGTTccttgacaggatgagacacacatgtacatgtatgaatcACATTACACTTATGCTTAAAACAGGCATCATCAGCTGAAGAAGGGATTTCAGACAAGCCCATCAGAACGACACATTTtgctgtgtgtccccccccagtGTTATGTTAAACGTCCAGTCTGTTCAATGCCAGTCCCATAAACTAGCACTCAGAATTATGCTTTATCATATCTTTGGGGCAGAAAGGTACATTTACAAAATAGCTATATTTATTTGCTTTCAGCTTCCACCACCTTAAAGGGGGCTCAATATGTACACAACACAATACTCAATAATGTCAACAGATATTTTCTCAATTTGTATGTTACTGTTCCAGCACTGGCCCACCACATTTTTGATgaatttcaaataaaaaaactaaGGCAAAAATGTTGAAATCACCTCCATTTTGTTTTGTATATACACCATTGTGAATCAAGTCTAAAGCATGTCCTAAACCAGTCAACGCGGTTTAAGGCAAAAATAGGATCTGACCTCCATCTCCCAATGACTGGGCTAGTCTTCAGACTTCACTGTGTCTTTGATCTTTTCCCTGGTCTAGCTCCACAATCCCATCCCTCTGCCCTACCCATGTCCATGACCCCTGTTGCCTAGGAGACAGAGGGGACCCCTCACTATGGGCACTGTGAGTTGCTGTATGGTGGTACAATCAATCTGTGTAAATCGTTGCCACCTAGTGGACAGAACATGCACACGGTTGGAAATGATTTGCCTTTGATGGACTGATGGTCCAACATTTCTATTATCCATGAATTAATGTCATGAACGTCTTGTAAATGTGGACTTAAGACTTTTTTAGACAATCATTTTTCATGCTTTCTGTCTTGTGCTGGTGAAAACCCACATAGCATTAAACTTAGTAGTTTCATAGTAGAATGAGGATTATTAATACGTGTCAAAGCGACATAATAGCTGTAACATATAATTGTATGGAATGGACATATTGCTTGGTAATGCCATTTCACATGTGGGCCACACATTTAAGTTGAAATTCAGAGAATATACCAAGTTCAGTAAAAACTATTTCAAATTACTCTTTGGCTTTAAGTCTCCAATTTTCAATAGTGAATTCAATACAATTGAAATGTACTTAATTCTGCTCACACTGACTATGACATAACCAGACATGGTATGAGCTCTGCTTAGTGTTGTATGCAGCTTTCATTTGTCACTAGTCTTAGTTAACTTGTTTAATTTACATTATCTATCAGATTTATCTGAATTCAAAACACTTTGCAATAATGTGAATAATATAGTTTAATATCCTAATAGTAGCCTATGTAATATGAAATATTAAAAACATCAAGTAGAAATGTGTACCCTATGTACACAGCAGCAGAAGCAGGAAAGTGGAATCAACAGAGAaacaaaaatataacaattgAATTACATGATTGTGCTAAAGACTTTCTGTGTGAAACAGTACAGGAATACAATTCCAAGAGAGCACATTCTTGCTCTCTTGCCACAAAGTACTCAGTTAAAGATGTCAATTAATCTTCATTTTTGATAACACTTAAATGAACATAATTACAACAACTAAATGGATTACATAAACTGGTCTTATGCCTGCTTGATGGTCATTTTAATTCTTGAGatctttttttcaataaagctTAGAGGTACTACCGATTAAATTCCTATCTACCGATTAAAATCTATATTCATGctcaatgaaaaaaaacactgacgtCCTAAAACTGATTCTATACATCTGTAATTTTTCACTTTCCTATTTCACTTAACATTCATCAAAGATACACTCTTCCCTCTTACTTTCTCTGGGCACTTCTTAAATACTTCAAAGTTTTCAGTAAATATTTTCTGACAAAGAAATGTCTACACATGTAAATCTGTCATTGGATATATTTAGACAAATGTGACTTTAACAATACCAATAGAAGGtagaacatacacacattcatctgTACATCAGTACAGAAAACAGAGAGATACAATTATTTGTTAAATCAACCAAAGCAATAAAGTGAAGTATGAAACTAGATAAACCATTTATTTCTTCTTTGAGATAGATATTCAGCTATAAAGTACAGTAACTATCCTGTCGTTTGTATGGCATGATACACATGCCATATGATATTCCCCTGCTTGCATGATATGCCTTCTGTAGTTTAGGCCACTGATTCTGACTGGTCAGTGGTGACACAGCCGTTCAACTCCCCTGGTCCTGATTGCTCTTCAATTCCAGTGATTTCCCCAACAATAAAAGTTGGCCCCACCCCTCCTTTTCCATTGGCTGAGCCGCTGTCTAGCTGCTTCCCTGACTGGCTTGTCAGAGCAGGTTCTTCGTCCAACCTACTGGAGATGGACCAATAAAGGTGAGCCTCCAAGCGAGCTGCGGCCAATGAGAGCTCGTGTGCTGAGCAGGTAGGTGTGGCCACCTGAAAAGAAGACAAGAACATAGGATCAAAGTTTCTGGACAAAATACACATGTTCTGCATTCCAACTATACAAATGATTAAAGAAGAAAAGCATGGTTGGAAAtaccacggggggggggggacgacaaaGTTACTTGATGATATATACAAAATTCAGGAAATATGTAGGTCAGTGTTTTACCTCAAATGTGTGATGGAAGGCACCGTAGTCAATGTCAAAGAAGCCTTCGGCCAAAGACATCATAGGGCTGAACCTGTGACCCCACTGTACCTCATCAGCTAGGTAGGAGCTCCGTGCTTGGCAGGTcatccctggacacacacacataaagatcAAATTAACACCTAAAGCCAAGCCACTTCGGTCAAACATGCGAAGCAAGCACTGCACTTCCCCATGTGTCATACTGTGAAAAGGCCAGGAAAATGCCACACATACCACAACCAAAAGTAACTCTTCAACAAACCATGACAGATGCCAAGCAAAAGTATAGACACACATAATGAACCCACCATTCCCAATTCAAGACAGGCAGAGTTATGCTGGGTCTCACAACATGGAGTCTGAACAGTACCAGTCCTAGCACATCTGGCGCCCTAAGTGAAATGTATCAACAGAACCCCCCCAGGAGCGCACTTTGtagtcccccgccccccccaggaGCGCACTtcgtagtccccccccccccccgccccccccaggaGCGCACTtcgtagtcccccccccccggccccccccccccccaaacgcaACACGGAGATATGACGTGGcgcggttggcgccctctgctggttgtgCGGGtgttaattaatggatgcactttggaaaatgccgcccccctcttcatgccgccttaggtggctgcctatgtcgcctgtaggaaggaccggccctgAGTCTGAAGGTCCTTAACACTTGACTAACCTGTGGCTTCCACCATGCCCTCCAGGATGACCACAATCTCAAAGTCATCTTTCTGCAGCTGGCCCTGGGACATGTCCCAAAAGGGGGAGTGGACGTCAATCTCGTGGGAGATGACCAAAGGCGATACAAGGAACAGCCGGTCGTCGCCTGTCTCAAAACCCACACTGATATCTGTCTGGTCCAGAGGGATAAACTCACCTAgtagaggggcgagagaggagaaggtagTAAATAATACAGGGATTTTGAAAGGCCAAAACTTTTCTTCAGAGCCACTGAGTTAGACAATTAGAAGAGTCCAAGAGATGACATACATCAAGATACCATGGCACACTAGAGGGTAATTGCTTtttatccacacacatacagtactagCCCTTCTATTAGTTTGATATGCTGAATAGTACAACAGCCAAAGataatgtgtgtttctgtgtgtgtatgtgcactgcAGGTGCAATACCTTCCTGAGTCTGTTTGGACTTGATGAGCTTGGCCCTCATGTTGGCGCCCACGATGTGGGAGCTGCGGAGGTCGCCTACACGGAACATGAGGCACATGCGGTCGTCCCTCAGGGAGATGACGGCGTGCTTGGAGAAGACCAGCGTCTCCGCACGCTTATTGGGCTGGGAGATCTTCACAAACATGCAGCCCACCTTGATGGAAAGgggtgagatggggggggtTAAGGAAGCGGGGCCAGAATATAATAAGATAACAAGAatgtgagagagcgagcgcgagagagagcgagagagaaaacaaagggTCATGGACAGATTTGAAGAACCCTAAACTCGTCTTTGTATTGTATGCTCAATGGTGCAACTCACACGACATGTACTATAAAAGCCTGTCTAACATCAGCTAGTCTCACCATGAAGGCATTGACCATGGATCCCAGTATGGCCTGCAGCAGTAACAGCATGGTGCCTACTGGACACTGGTCGGTGATGACGCGGTGGCCGTAGCCGATGGTGGTCTCGGTCTCAATGGAGAAAAGGAAGGCAGAGATGAAGCCGTTGACGTTGTTGACGCAGGGGGTCCACGTCTCGTCCTCCAGGTGCTCCAGGTCGCCCCTGGGTAAGGGGCAGTGGGGAGGCAGTGaataaggagagagacagagagacagagagcaatggaaaaagagaaaagatgaAAGGGTGTCCAGAATAGCCCATAAAGTCCAGCCAAGCTTCTGCTTCTCCAAACAATGAACCAGTGGCTTATCTTGCCAACCTTCCACTTACATCGGGTGAACAAGACCTGACTTACAGTCGTTTGCAACATCATTATAAGGTGGCTAAACACCTTTTCATGGCAGTTGTAGAAGCAAGGTTGTCGCTAAGGCGAGGACCAGGGGAAAGGATTCACAGGGCACATTTTCCCTGAATGAAAAGTGTCATTTTgtctaaagaaaaaaaaaagttgtattCACACTTCCAGAAAGGTCACTGATCTTCATTTCGATCCTCACCTGTTTTGTGGACACCGTACTCCAATAGTGCTTACCTAACATACGCTATCAGGTACCATATGGCACCAAAGAAGAGCCAGGTGGTGGCGTAGGCCATGACGAAGACAAACAGTGAGCAGCGCCAGTTGAGGTCCACCAGAGTGGTGAAGATGTCGGTCAGGTAGCGGTAGGTTTCGCGCATGTTCCCGTGCTGCACGTTACATCGGCCGTTCTTCTCCACGTAGCGCTGGCGCTTGCGCCTGCTGCGGcctgtagaggagaggagagaagaagagggggggagtatgggaggaaaaagaggaatggggaggaggagaggacgagaatTAGGCAAGGAAACTGTGCAAAACCATAAAGAAATAACATAAAAAGTTAAGGGGTGGATGTGGGAGAGGAAGGATTTAAGATCCTCACAGAGAGATCATAAGTaatggggagaaagagggggctgTGTGGATGTCCGGGCCAGTGAAtagacaaccacacagacaaccaCCCCAGCAACAGAGTGGTATCACTCAGACatcagggagagactacaggaggaaGTTAGGGGTCGGAGGTTGTCCACGTCTGGTCAATACACAACGCACACGtgcggaggagggagagaaaaatgttGCCAGTCAATAACTCAATATCTTTAGAGAGGTGGACTATTTATGGTCAGAGTTCATTATTAAAACATTGTCCAAGCTTTAAAGAATTTGGTTCCTTTCTTCCTTTGGTAGCTAGGCGGTAACACCCTAGAGCTCATTATATAGACTTTGCTTTGTCCAAGGAATTGTTGAGACAGTGTTGGAGAAAGAGTAAGATTCTTTACTCACCCCAGCCAAATcggcccctctctttctctggcacCTGAGTCTTTGCTGTGTGCTGATTGGCtgttgcctccctctctgccagctTGGACTGAAACGATCGGTTGACCTTAACGGGAGGCTCGGAGGGTGGGGCTGTCTCCGTAGTGACTACATGTCCCAGTTCTTCGGACACGTTGAACACCCCAGTGGCCGTGGTTACCTCCTTAGCCTCAtccacaggctcctcccccttctccgtcgcgggcagagagagggacccTGGGCGTGAGGTGAAGGCGGAGTTCTCCAGGGCCATCGGATcgtccgtgtgtgtatgtttgtaagagtgtgtgtgaataagtGTTTATTACAGTGTTGCTGATATCCTCCTTATTGCAGACTGTCTGATGGCTATTGATTATATCATCTGCTTCTCTATGCACATGTCCTGGAAGAGaataaaaacaattaaaatAAATTATGGTACAGAATGTTCTGTAGATAACTTTGCAAATATCACTAAAATAAACATAATCCATTCCAAGGGTTTCTGTCTACTAAAACTAAACTATTCTGGCTTCATAATGAAAAATATCCAGTGGCCAAGTGGATATCAAATCCATTTAGTTCCAACCAATTATGAGGCACCTCAGGCATAATGTTGACTTAAAGTTTTGTGGGATGTCCAGTCTAACCCTGACTATCCATTTCACAATTACACCTTCACTGTTCTCACCCATCTAATCTCGTTCTGTATTAATCAAATGAGACAGGTTTTCCACAAGAAAAAAACGAGGAAACTGTGGCAACAAGGATGTCAAGATGGAGAGCAGAGCTACGTATTTGTGAATCTGATACTGGAAAGTAGTGTCACATGCATATTACTGCCAAAAGACACTCTCCAATTAGTCAGATGTCCATGCCTTGAGGAGGTGATTtaaaggagtgtgtgtttgagtgtgtgtgtgtgtgtgtctgtttgtttttatgCATTCTGTCTCTAATTATAGAAATCATGCATAGGCCTATCGTGTGTAATAGCCCCCACACAAAAGTATTTTAATTCTAACTAAATATGTTTAattaaaaatgtatataaatCAAGCAAAACGAATAAGTAAATGTCTTTCAAAATTATGCAAGGATGGTCTGTAAATGACTATAGTCTAAGCACCGTAGCTTGTGTGAAATGACTGaataaaactgtaaaaaaaaaaaatacctgtGGGTTTGCCTCTCGCAGTTTAAATATCCTTATAGCTTACTAGGCTATCTTATCTTGTGCAGCTGCTCATTCATACAAATGCGTGTACTAAGGAAATGTTCCAACAGGGAACTACGATCCGACCCATTTCTGCTGTTTACCAGAGCTCCGATCCGATAGGCGAGCGACGCAGCATCAGTTTAGTTCATTCTGGTATTCTCCAGGAAACAAAGGCAATTAGAATCATCCAGTCGGCAAACCATATGCGTGAAAATCCACACTGAACAAACAAGAAAATAATGCAATAGCCTCTTTCAGATGACAATTAAAGTGTTTGGCATCGTATTGGAAATGAAAAGATGGTGGCAATTCAAAAGACGACAGTATGGCACACCATCACCCTGCATCTGAGGGAGTGAATCACCGGCAGCTGCGCAGGTGTGGGAGCAACAGTGGCCGAGAGGATGCTGTCATCAACCCACTCCGATATTTCAGACGAAATGCTGTAACAATATTTAAACGTGAGCACTCAAGACTGAATGGATTTAGATGTGCTGGCCTGCTAATTCAGAGAACATATTTTTTTCCCTTAATAGCCCTAAATAAAATAATGTTGTATTTAGTGCTAGTTCATTAGGGATTTTGGCTGAACTGTAGGCTAGCCTACTTGAAAAGGAACATCTGggtgttttgttgtgtttaaCGTAGGCTAATAATATTTTAAATTACACCTTATGTGGATGTTGAGTTCCATTCATTAATAATGATCTGAGTTAAATAACTTGTTCAAATCCAGTTATTTGGTTGCAATATTTGTATTCACATGTAGGTAGGCAGTTGCAGTATCATGCCTTTTGAAGCCTCAACATAGCACTTGCATCCGTGTGCCCACTCCACTCCATTGCTGGGTGTGGCAGTAGAGAGCTTCCTCTTGTTGTCATTCAACCAATGAACAAACCCGAGACGAAGACATTTCCTTTTCCAACATGTCGGTGTACGGGCCAGTGGTGAAAATCCATCCTGTCGTTCTTGCCTCAATTGGTGACTCGTACGAACGTAGGAATGAGGGCGCTAGTCGTGTGATTGGAACATTGCTAGGTAATTCAAAATTCATATAGGCTAACTTACAGAACTTCATTAGTGGCATGGGACAGTAATGTATCCGCTTGCCGCGCTAGCTTACTTGTCAGCAAGCTAAAGGTATCCCATGTTAGCATACCCTATTCAACATGaggagttagctagctagcagtttGCCTAGATTACGCAATCATGCAGACTAGCCAGCTGGCTAAATAGCCCAGTCAAGCGTCACTCCTCTAAAAAGCCCTTGTTAGTCGGATaatgtagttagctagctaaatgaATGCGTAGTAGAGTTCAACCAGAGCCTGTGGTTCAACATCACATAGCTAGCAATTAGCAGGCAAGAGACTGCCTGTATCCATTTGTGCGGCATGCTCATAGG encodes the following:
- the kcnj9 gene encoding G protein-activated inward rectifier potassium channel 3; translated protein: MALENSAFTSRPGSLSLPATEKGEEPVDEAKEVTTATGVFNVSEELGHVVTTETAPPSEPPVKVNRSFQSKLAEREATANQHTAKTQVPEKERGRFGWGRSRRKRQRYVEKNGRCNVQHGNMRETYRYLTDIFTTLVDLNWRCSLFVFVMAYATTWLFFGAIWYLIAYVRGDLEHLEDETWTPCVNNVNGFISAFLFSIETETTIGYGHRVITDQCPVGTMLLLLQAILGSMVNAFMVGCMFVKISQPNKRAETLVFSKHAVISLRDDRMCLMFRVGDLRSSHIVGANMRAKLIKSKQTQEGEFIPLDQTDISVGFETGDDRLFLVSPLVISHEIDVHSPFWDMSQGQLQKDDFEIVVILEGMVEATGMTCQARSSYLADEVQWGHRFSPMMSLAEGFFDIDYGAFHHTFEVATPTCSAHELSLAAARLEAHLYWSISSRLDEEPALTSQSGKQLDSGSANGKGGVGPTFIVGEITGIEEQSGPGELNGCVTTDQSESVA